The following proteins are encoded in a genomic region of Oceanisphaera profunda:
- a CDS encoding alpha-2-macroglobulin family protein → MAQLRIVPRAAGTALVYVLSNRLVTMKVVKVAEGENTIKLDVTDDWGTGVYVSASVLRPMDVAAGRNPARALGLAHASIAPGKKALTAAVEVAAEVAPRSPMEIAVKVDGIARGETAYATIAAVDVGILNITAFTAPDPKGHYFGQRKLGVGMRDLYGRLIDGLSGAAGTVRSGGDAAAQARMQAPPPTEELVAYFTGPVTVDKDGYARTTFDMSSFNGTVKVMAVVWSNTAVGQADAEVLVRDPVVVTASIPRFMSPNDESRMLLEVVHATGPAGKMGLKLSAEGLTLGEVPNEFALAKGAKATFSVPITAGAEGLQSVFVSLTTPDGKQLTKELVIPVHNGDPEISRTQRLELAAGESFTLDQTAFADFAPGSGLATLSVGPIARLDVPGLLASLDRYPYGCTEQVTSRALPLLYFDQVAKAMQLKGAEDLPSRISKAVGEVLTNQSSEGGFGLWGPSSGDFWLDAYVTDFLSRAKAQGHGVPDVAFRSALDNLRNRVNYTADFDEGGEALAYALMVLAREGAATIGDLRYYADVKGDAFATPIAQAQLAAALASYGDQKRADTMFNKAGARVAAYKSLTEAQIYREDYGSRRRDVAAVLTLATEAKSKALDAEVLALSLRPDGRSLSTQEASWTLLAANALIEQPGNDGITLNGKPVEGPLVRVLKADATHTDGAKADSVKALTVSNGSNKPTTLTLTTYGVPRVPESATGNGYAITRSYYQMDGVPVDLDSGVKAGDRMVVVLEVVPFGKAQARLMLADPLPAGFEIDNPNLLRGGEVGGLDWLKVQEDAQHSEFRQDRFISQVDWEGSNTLRLAYVVRAVSPGQFHHPAASVEDMYRPDYRAQTDAGRVTISE, encoded by the coding sequence GTGGCGCAATTACGCATTGTGCCCCGTGCCGCCGGTACGGCACTGGTGTATGTGCTGTCCAACCGCCTAGTAACCATGAAAGTGGTGAAGGTAGCTGAGGGTGAAAATACCATCAAGTTGGATGTTACCGACGATTGGGGTACCGGCGTTTATGTGTCTGCGTCTGTGTTACGACCCATGGATGTGGCCGCCGGCCGTAATCCGGCCCGCGCCTTAGGATTGGCGCACGCCAGCATAGCGCCGGGCAAGAAAGCGTTAACTGCAGCCGTTGAAGTGGCAGCAGAAGTGGCGCCCCGTAGCCCGATGGAGATTGCCGTGAAAGTGGATGGCATAGCTCGGGGTGAAACCGCTTACGCCACCATAGCGGCGGTGGATGTGGGAATTTTAAACATCACCGCCTTTACCGCGCCGGATCCCAAAGGCCATTATTTTGGCCAGCGTAAGCTGGGTGTGGGCATGCGCGACTTATATGGCCGTTTAATCGATGGCCTAAGTGGTGCGGCGGGCACGGTGCGCTCCGGTGGTGACGCCGCGGCACAAGCCCGCATGCAAGCGCCGCCACCCACCGAAGAATTGGTGGCCTACTTTACCGGTCCGGTCACCGTAGATAAGGACGGCTACGCCCGTACCACTTTTGATATGTCCTCGTTTAATGGCACGGTGAAAGTGATGGCGGTGGTGTGGTCTAACACCGCCGTTGGCCAAGCCGACGCCGAAGTACTGGTGCGGGATCCGGTGGTGGTTACCGCATCAATACCGCGCTTTATGTCGCCCAATGATGAAAGTCGCATGTTGCTCGAAGTGGTGCACGCCACAGGACCGGCAGGCAAGATGGGCTTAAAGTTGTCCGCAGAAGGGCTGACCCTAGGCGAAGTGCCTAACGAGTTTGCACTGGCGAAGGGCGCAAAGGCGACGTTTTCGGTGCCCATCACCGCCGGTGCAGAGGGGCTGCAAAGTGTATTTGTTTCGCTCACTACGCCTGACGGCAAGCAGTTAACCAAAGAGTTAGTGATCCCAGTACACAATGGGGATCCGGAAATTTCACGTACTCAACGTCTGGAATTAGCCGCCGGTGAGTCTTTTACCCTCGACCAAACTGCCTTTGCGGACTTTGCTCCTGGCTCTGGGCTGGCGACTTTGTCGGTAGGGCCGATTGCGCGCTTAGATGTGCCCGGGCTGCTGGCATCTCTAGATCGTTATCCTTACGGCTGTACCGAACAAGTGACTTCGCGCGCACTGCCGCTGCTTTACTTTGATCAGGTGGCCAAGGCGATGCAGCTAAAAGGGGCAGAAGATCTCCCCTCGCGCATCAGTAAGGCGGTGGGTGAAGTCTTGACTAACCAAAGCTCCGAAGGCGGCTTTGGCTTATGGGGCCCCAGCTCCGGGGACTTTTGGTTGGATGCCTATGTCACCGACTTCTTAAGCCGGGCCAAGGCTCAAGGCCACGGGGTGCCCGATGTAGCGTTTCGCTCCGCATTGGATAACTTGCGCAACCGCGTCAACTATACCGCTGATTTTGATGAGGGCGGTGAGGCGCTGGCCTATGCGCTGATGGTGTTAGCTCGTGAAGGTGCGGCCACCATTGGCGACTTGCGCTATTACGCCGATGTGAAAGGCGATGCTTTTGCCACGCCCATAGCCCAAGCGCAACTGGCGGCGGCTTTGGCCAGCTATGGCGATCAAAAACGCGCCGATACCATGTTTAATAAGGCGGGTGCTAGGGTGGCGGCTTATAAGTCGCTCACCGAGGCACAAATTTACCGTGAAGATTATGGCAGTCGTCGTCGCGATGTGGCCGCAGTGCTGACCTTGGCCACGGAAGCTAAATCGAAGGCGTTGGATGCGGAAGTGTTGGCGCTCAGTTTGCGCCCAGATGGTCGCAGTTTGTCTACACAAGAAGCCAGCTGGACATTATTGGCGGCTAACGCCTTAATTGAACAGCCCGGTAATGATGGTATTACCTTAAATGGCAAGCCGGTGGAGGGGCCCTTAGTACGAGTACTAAAAGCGGATGCTACTCATACCGATGGTGCTAAGGCTGATAGCGTTAAGGCGTTGACCGTTAGTAATGGCTCCAATAAGCCGACCACGCTTACGCTGACCACCTATGGTGTGCCACGGGTGCCCGAGTCTGCCACGGGTAATGGTTATGCTATTACGCGCAGCTATTACCAGATGGACGGCGTGCCGGTTGATTTGGATTCCGGCGTAAAAGCCGGTGATCGCATGGTGGTGGTGCTAGAAGTGGTGCCGTTCGGTAAGGCCCAAGCGCGCTTGATGTTAGCGGACCCGCTGCCCGCCGGTTTTGAGATTGATAACCCGAATCTGTTACGGGGTGGCGAAGTAGGGGGGCTGGATTGGCTGAAGGTGCAAGAAGATGCACAGCATAGCGAATTTCGCCAAGACCGCTTTATCTCTCAGGTGGATTGGGAAGGCAGTAATACGCTGCGCTTAGCTTATGTGGTGCGTGCCGTGTCGCCCGGGCAATTTCATCATCCGGCGGCCTCGGTGGAAGATATGTATCGCCCGGATTACCGCGCCCAAACGGACGCGGGCCGGGTGACCATCAGCGAGTGA
- the rarD gene encoding EamA family transporter RarD — protein sequence MEKDQGTKGALYAVGAYTLWGIAPLYFKQLTHIPAYEILTHRVIWSFLLLLVLLSVLKFWPRVRAMLRQPKYLLLLTLSSVIIGLNWLVFIWAVNNNHMLDASLGYYINPLFNIVLAMLFLGERFRRMQWWAVALAASGVVLQLVIFGSLPWIALVLAISFGLYGLIRKQVPVDPITGLTIETLVLLPLAAIYLFFIADSPTSNLSVNSLNTNLWLVSAGLVTTAPLLLFAGAAKRLKLSTLGFFQYIGPSLMFLVAVGLFDEAFTQDKIITFALIWCSLVIYSWDGIKHRRAREV from the coding sequence ATGGAAAAAGATCAGGGTACAAAGGGCGCGCTGTATGCGGTGGGAGCTTATACGTTGTGGGGCATAGCGCCTTTATACTTTAAGCAGCTGACGCATATTCCTGCCTATGAGATTTTAACGCATCGGGTGATTTGGTCTTTTTTGCTGCTGCTGGTGTTGCTAAGTGTGCTGAAGTTTTGGCCGCGAGTGCGGGCCATGTTACGCCAGCCCAAGTATTTGCTGTTGCTAACCTTGTCGTCCGTCATTATTGGTTTAAATTGGTTGGTGTTTATTTGGGCAGTAAACAACAACCATATGCTAGATGCCAGTTTGGGCTATTACATTAATCCGCTGTTTAATATCGTGCTGGCCATGCTATTTTTGGGTGAACGCTTTCGGCGCATGCAATGGTGGGCGGTGGCGCTGGCGGCCAGTGGTGTGGTGCTCCAATTAGTGATATTTGGCAGTTTGCCTTGGATTGCCTTAGTGCTGGCTATCTCCTTTGGCCTGTATGGGCTAATTCGCAAACAAGTACCGGTGGATCCCATTACTGGCTTAACCATAGAAACCTTAGTGCTGTTACCGCTGGCGGCAATTTACTTATTCTTTATTGCCGACAGTCCCACCAGTAACCTAAGTGTGAATTCGCTGAATACTAATCTGTGGCTAGTTTCTGCCGGCCTTGTGACCACAGCACCCTTGTTGCTGTTTGCCGGTGCCGCTAAACGGCTTAAATTATCTACCTTAGGTTTCTTTCAATATATCGGCCCCAGCCTGATGTTTTTAGTGGCGGTGGGGCTTTTTGATGAGGCCTTCACTCAAGACAAGATCATTACCTTCGCCCTGATCTGGTGCTCGTTAGTGATTTACAGCTGGGATGGCATTAAGCATCGCAGAGCGCGTGAGGTGTGA
- a CDS encoding HAD-IA family hydrolase — MRFYKRLTPVKVLSFDLDDTLYDNEPVIAAAEAWLLQALKNHRPESTLLGPEQLAAIKRQILSIEPELSHDVSALRLRILTQGLLQQGVADTLAAEMAAEFYQGFLTERGKITVPAVSHQVLTELGQRYQLAVITNGNLPIENTALAPYFKTVLRAGIDGRMKPAADMFNLLAQQTGVQLSEILHIGDHINTDVLGAVHSGCQAIWLNDQGRSAADLQCLPHVELERLEQMLELL, encoded by the coding sequence ATGCGCTTTTATAAACGACTGACGCCGGTGAAGGTGCTCAGCTTTGACCTAGATGACACCTTATATGATAACGAGCCGGTCATAGCGGCGGCAGAAGCTTGGTTATTGCAGGCGCTAAAAAATCATCGGCCTGAATCCACGTTGCTGGGGCCTGAACAATTGGCGGCTATTAAACGCCAAATTTTATCGATTGAGCCTGAGCTGAGCCACGATGTGAGCGCACTGCGACTGCGTATCTTAACCCAAGGCCTACTCCAGCAGGGCGTTGCCGATACGCTTGCCGCCGAAATGGCTGCAGAGTTTTATCAGGGCTTTCTAACTGAGCGCGGCAAAATAACAGTGCCCGCGGTTAGCCATCAAGTACTTACCGAGCTGGGCCAGCGTTATCAATTAGCGGTGATCACCAATGGCAATCTGCCCATAGAGAACACCGCCTTGGCCCCGTATTTTAAGACAGTGTTGCGCGCCGGTATTGATGGCCGCATGAAGCCGGCTGCAGACATGTTTAATCTGCTCGCCCAGCAAACCGGCGTGCAGTTAAGTGAAATTCTGCACATTGGTGATCATATCAATACCGACGTGTTGGGTGCTGTGCACAGCGGGTGCCAAGCAATTTGGCTTAATGACCAAGGGCGCAGTGCCGCCGATTTACAGTGTTTACCTCATGTAGAGCTGGAACGGTTGGAGCAAATGCTGGAGCTGTTATAA
- the xerC gene encoding tyrosine recombinase XerC encodes MTEQSEPDNARGRAALILAIEEFLEYLRVERQLSVNTRTGYGRNLNAMAEQLAELALHSWSELTINHVRGIATRMHKGGLSPRSIATKLSALRSFCDWLIIQGQLQANPARGVSAPKQGRPLPKNLDVDELHQLMNIDESDPLAVRDRAIMELMYSSGLRLAELVDLNLGDIQFDERQVRVIGKGNKERILPVGRMALEWLEKWLKVRDAIAGGEQFALFVSQRQRRISHRSVQLRMAEWGGKQSLSSHIHPHKLRHSFATHMLESSGDLRAVQELLGHADLATTQIYTHLDFQHLAKAYDNAHPRAKRDPTKD; translated from the coding sequence GTGACAGAGCAGTCTGAACCCGATAACGCTAGGGGTAGAGCGGCGCTGATTCTGGCTATCGAGGAGTTTCTCGAATATCTGCGCGTGGAGCGCCAATTAAGCGTTAATACCCGCACCGGTTATGGTCGTAACCTTAACGCCATGGCCGAGCAGTTGGCTGAGTTAGCGCTTCACTCTTGGTCGGAGCTCACCATTAATCATGTGCGCGGCATTGCTACGCGCATGCACAAAGGTGGCTTATCGCCGCGCTCTATCGCGACCAAGTTAAGTGCGCTGCGCAGCTTTTGTGATTGGCTGATCATCCAAGGCCAACTACAGGCCAATCCGGCTCGCGGCGTGAGCGCGCCAAAGCAAGGCCGACCATTACCGAAAAACCTCGACGTGGATGAGCTGCACCAATTAATGAATATCGATGAGTCAGACCCATTAGCGGTGCGCGATCGCGCCATTATGGAGCTGATGTACTCCTCAGGCCTGCGACTGGCAGAATTAGTCGATCTGAATCTGGGCGATATTCAGTTTGATGAACGCCAAGTGCGGGTGATCGGTAAAGGCAATAAAGAGCGGATTTTACCGGTAGGGCGCATGGCGTTGGAATGGCTGGAGAAATGGCTGAAAGTGCGTGATGCCATAGCCGGCGGCGAACAGTTCGCCTTATTTGTTAGCCAACGCCAGCGGCGCATCAGCCATCGCAGCGTACAACTGCGCATGGCCGAGTGGGGTGGTAAACAGTCACTATCCAGCCATATTCATCCTCACAAACTGCGCCACTCGTTCGCCACTCATATGTTGGAGTCCAGCGGCGACTTACGCGCGGTACAAGAACTACTCGGCCACGCCGACTTAGCCACTACCCAGATTTACACCCATCTGGATTTTCAGCATTTAGCCAAAGCCTACGATAATGCCCACCCTAGAGCTAAACGTGACCCCACTAAAGATTAA
- the uvrD gene encoding DNA helicase II, protein MDVSSLLDGMNDEQRAAVAAPAQNMLVLAGAGSGKTRVLVHRIAWLMQVENVPASAILAVTFTNKASAEMRGRVEQLLGGRLSGLWLGTFHGLAHRLLRAHHLDANLPQDFQILDSDDQLRLLRRILKGMNLDDKQWAPRQVAGFINARKDEGLRAKDIQILHDPIQQTYQRIYQVYQDTCDRAGLVDFAELLLRAHELWLYKPHILAHYQDRFRHILVDEFQDTNSIQYAWLQMLAGTQARVMIVGDDDQSIYGWRGAKVENIARFLRDFPGSETVRLEQNYRSTATILKAANTLIANNTERMGKELWTEGEAGEKISIYGAYNEMDEARFAVGQIQQWQQQDNVLSEVAILYRNNAQSRVLEEALIQARLPYRIYGGLRFFERQEIKDALSYLRLMNNRGDEAAFERIVNTPTRGIGERTLGLIREAARDRQLTMWQAAWALVEEKVLSGRAATAVSRFLALINQLEDDTRELPLHVQTDRVIEQSGLKAMYQAERGEKAQARVENLEELVSATRQFLPSEDDDMSLLSAFLSHAALEAGENQADQFDDAVQLMTLHSAKGLEFPLVFMVGVEEGMFPSQQSAEDSQRLEEERRLAYVGMTRAMSKLFISHAETRRVYGKEMFHRPSRFIKELPHDCLDEVRLKATVSRAMPNGRFSQDRVQDTFNETGFKLGQRVMHPKFGEGVVLNYEGAGDHSRVQVNFEDSGSKWLVTAYARLEAL, encoded by the coding sequence ATGGATGTATCCAGCCTGCTTGACGGCATGAACGACGAGCAAAGGGCGGCGGTGGCCGCTCCCGCCCAGAACATGCTAGTGCTGGCGGGCGCCGGCAGTGGTAAAACTCGGGTGCTGGTGCATCGCATTGCGTGGCTGATGCAGGTCGAAAATGTGCCGGCCTCGGCGATTTTGGCGGTGACCTTTACCAATAAAGCCTCCGCCGAAATGCGCGGCCGGGTTGAGCAACTGCTGGGTGGCCGCCTTTCTGGCCTGTGGCTGGGTACCTTCCATGGTCTGGCTCATAGATTACTGCGCGCCCATCATCTGGATGCCAATCTGCCGCAAGACTTTCAAATTCTCGACTCAGACGATCAGCTGCGCTTGCTGCGCCGCATTCTGAAAGGCATGAATCTGGATGATAAACAGTGGGCACCGCGCCAAGTAGCCGGCTTTATTAATGCCCGCAAAGACGAAGGCTTAAGGGCCAAAGACATTCAAATTTTGCACGATCCCATTCAGCAAACCTATCAGCGTATTTATCAGGTTTATCAAGACACCTGTGATCGCGCCGGCTTAGTGGATTTTGCCGAATTGCTGCTCCGCGCCCATGAGTTGTGGCTGTATAAGCCGCATATTTTGGCTCATTACCAAGACCGCTTTCGCCATATTCTGGTGGATGAGTTTCAAGACACCAACAGCATTCAATATGCCTGGCTGCAAATGCTGGCCGGCACCCAAGCGCGGGTAATGATAGTGGGCGATGACGATCAGTCTATCTATGGCTGGCGCGGAGCTAAGGTAGAAAATATTGCCCGTTTCTTACGGGATTTCCCCGGTTCTGAAACCGTACGCCTAGAGCAAAATTACCGCTCTACCGCCACCATCCTCAAAGCCGCCAATACCCTCATTGCCAATAATACCGAGCGCATGGGCAAAGAGCTGTGGACCGAGGGCGAAGCCGGCGAAAAGATTTCTATCTACGGCGCTTATAACGAAATGGATGAAGCGCGCTTTGCGGTGGGCCAAATTCAACAATGGCAGCAACAAGATAATGTGTTGAGTGAAGTGGCAATCTTATATCGTAATAACGCCCAGTCACGAGTATTAGAAGAAGCGTTAATTCAGGCGCGCCTACCTTATCGAATTTATGGCGGCCTGCGCTTCTTTGAGCGCCAAGAAATTAAAGACGCGCTTAGCTATTTACGCTTAATGAATAACCGCGGCGACGAAGCGGCCTTTGAGCGCATCGTCAACACGCCCACCCGTGGCATAGGCGAGCGCACCCTTGGCCTAATCAGAGAAGCCGCTCGTGACCGCCAACTCACCATGTGGCAAGCGGCTTGGGCTTTGGTGGAAGAAAAGGTATTGAGTGGTCGCGCTGCCACGGCGGTGAGTCGCTTCTTAGCCTTAATCAATCAGTTAGAAGACGACACCCGCGAATTGCCACTACACGTGCAAACCGACCGCGTCATTGAGCAGTCCGGCCTAAAAGCCATGTATCAGGCGGAGCGCGGCGAAAAAGCTCAGGCGCGAGTCGAAAACTTAGAAGAGCTGGTCAGTGCCACTCGCCAATTCTTACCCTCAGAAGACGATGATATGTCGCTGTTGTCGGCATTTTTATCCCATGCAGCACTGGAGGCGGGCGAAAATCAAGCGGATCAATTTGATGATGCGGTGCAACTGATGACGCTGCACTCGGCCAAAGGCTTGGAATTCCCACTGGTGTTTATGGTCGGCGTGGAAGAGGGCATGTTCCCCAGCCAGCAGTCCGCAGAAGACAGCCAGCGCCTAGAAGAAGAGCGCCGCTTGGCCTATGTAGGCATGACCCGCGCCATGAGTAAGCTCTTTATTAGCCACGCGGAAACACGCCGCGTATATGGCAAAGAAATGTTTCATCGCCCCAGCCGTTTTATTAAAGAGCTGCCCCATGATTGTTTAGATGAAGTGCGCCTTAAAGCCACGGTGAGCCGCGCCATGCCCAATGGCCGTTTTAGCCAAGACCGAGTGCAAGATACCTTTAATGAAACCGGTTTTAAGCTAGGACAAAGAGTGATGCACCCGAAATTTGGCGAAGGCGTGGTGTTAAATTACGAAGGCGCCGGCGATCACAGCCGTGTACAAGTGAATTTTGAAGACAGCGGCAGCAAATGGCTGGTGACCGCCTATGCGCGGTTAGAAGCGCTGTAA
- a CDS encoding alpha-2-macroglobulin family protein, with product MSTFRSISLSVTFVAILGLTWAGISGAADLVPQQRFVMSSDVDLPGGDISSLFDTTLESCQKACVSNSACTAITFNSRNGSCFLKAEFGDTAAYADALSGFMLNASPNTAALAQTRAAELSFLQPTDLARATELASGLAVRHVTGASSAAEHVAAAQAEESNGNMLRASSHIGAALNITDAASDWSEYARLLRRAAARDKSTSSELQQRALAATINGYLRADTPGLRHNLLVEMAQILEDRGRGLAMVPALRLAQQIQMRTDTQAALDKAIGKYGFRVTEHDVQSDSARPRICVQFSDDLAKTDIDFNKFVQLDGKGLTVEKTGDQMLCVEGVSHGARHTLTFRAGIPAADGQTTAKPVTITAYVRDRSPALRFPGRAYVLPKVGENAALPIEAVNTDKADLTLFRVTDRNILRAIQSEYFGEPMSYWREDSFSSEVGAEIWQGHAELAMEVNRDMTTRLPMSEALAGQGAGIFALRASMPGKDSYEVAPAWQWFVVSDLGISTLSGTDGLHVVVRSLGTADAKSKVTVELLSRSNEILGRLQTDAQGYALFPAALTRGVGALAPAMIVAKEGVVKKGSAKEGSANEGAADMAFLSLTDPEFDLSDRGVEGREPAPPIDVFLTTDRGAYRAGDTVYATALSRDANAAAITGLPLTAIVKRPDGVEYSRVVAADAGAGGHVFALPIAGSAPRGVWRLEVKADLDAPALTAKTFLVEDFLPERIDFSLNLPDSPIRLGDTPELTLDAKYLFGAVGSDLSVEGDVTLRAANGLAAFPGYQFGRADEPFQTQMAGFSGQTTDDQGRAVIALPMPEVTDPLRPLEMTVATRVAEGSGRPVERRITRALQPSAPMIGVKPLFDEVVKQGSEAKFSLLAVGSDETATTMTVTWELSRIETRYQWYQEYGDWRWEPVSRRERVADGRAELGKELGNELGKKLGAAVEISAPVDWGEYELVVSQVDGGDAATSSRFYAGWYAPADVTSTPTPWNYP from the coding sequence ATGTCGACTTTTCGTAGCATAAGTCTAAGTGTGACTTTCGTGGCAATCCTAGGCCTAACATGGGCTGGCATCAGTGGCGCAGCAGATTTAGTGCCGCAACAGCGCTTCGTGATGAGCTCCGACGTGGACTTGCCCGGCGGCGATATTAGCTCGCTATTTGATACTACCTTAGAGTCCTGCCAAAAAGCCTGCGTCAGCAATAGTGCCTGTACGGCCATCACCTTTAATTCGCGCAACGGCTCCTGCTTTTTAAAAGCAGAGTTTGGTGACACTGCCGCATACGCAGATGCGCTGTCGGGTTTTATGCTGAACGCCTCCCCCAATACGGCCGCCTTGGCACAAACGCGCGCTGCTGAATTGAGCTTCTTACAGCCAACGGATCTTGCTCGGGCCACTGAATTGGCCTCCGGTTTAGCGGTACGCCACGTCACCGGCGCCAGCTCCGCCGCTGAGCATGTGGCTGCGGCCCAAGCAGAAGAGTCTAACGGTAATATGCTGCGCGCCAGTAGCCATATAGGTGCTGCCTTAAACATTACCGATGCGGCCTCAGATTGGTCTGAATATGCGCGGTTATTAAGACGTGCGGCAGCGCGCGATAAGAGTACCAGCAGCGAATTACAGCAAAGAGCGCTGGCTGCCACCATCAATGGTTATTTGCGTGCCGATACCCCCGGCCTTCGCCATAACCTATTAGTAGAAATGGCCCAAATATTAGAAGACCGCGGTCGGGGCTTAGCAATGGTGCCCGCCTTGCGCTTAGCCCAGCAGATACAAATGCGCACTGATACTCAAGCCGCTTTAGATAAAGCCATTGGCAAATACGGATTTCGAGTTACCGAGCATGATGTGCAATCGGATAGCGCGCGGCCGCGAATTTGCGTGCAATTTTCTGATGACTTAGCCAAGACAGATATCGATTTTAATAAGTTTGTGCAACTGGATGGCAAGGGTCTGACGGTTGAGAAAACCGGCGATCAGATGCTCTGTGTAGAAGGCGTGAGCCATGGTGCGCGCCATACTTTAACTTTCCGTGCGGGCATTCCCGCTGCCGATGGCCAAACCACAGCAAAGCCGGTCACCATTACCGCTTATGTGCGGGATCGCAGTCCGGCATTACGTTTTCCGGGCCGCGCCTATGTGTTGCCTAAGGTTGGTGAAAATGCGGCGCTGCCCATTGAAGCGGTGAATACGGATAAGGCAGATTTAACGTTATTTCGGGTGACCGATCGCAATATCTTGCGCGCCATACAAAGCGAGTATTTTGGCGAACCCATGTCTTATTGGCGTGAGGATAGTTTTTCAAGCGAAGTAGGCGCAGAGATTTGGCAAGGCCATGCGGAGTTAGCGATGGAAGTGAATCGTGACATGACTACGCGTCTGCCGATGAGCGAGGCGCTAGCGGGCCAAGGTGCGGGTATTTTCGCGCTGCGCGCCAGTATGCCCGGCAAAGATAGCTACGAGGTAGCACCCGCTTGGCAGTGGTTTGTGGTGTCTGATCTGGGTATTAGCACCTTAAGTGGTACCGATGGTTTGCACGTGGTAGTGCGCAGTCTAGGTACGGCGGATGCCAAGTCTAAGGTGACGGTGGAGCTGCTGAGCCGCAGTAATGAAATATTGGGCAGGTTACAAACCGATGCTCAAGGGTATGCGCTATTTCCTGCGGCATTAACCCGCGGCGTGGGCGCGTTGGCGCCGGCCATGATTGTTGCCAAAGAAGGTGTAGTAAAGAAAGGGAGCGCTAAAGAGGGATCCGCTAATGAAGGCGCGGCGGATATGGCGTTTCTCTCACTCACAGACCCAGAATTTGACCTGTCGGATCGGGGCGTTGAAGGCCGTGAACCGGCACCGCCCATAGATGTGTTCTTAACCACAGATCGCGGCGCCTATCGTGCCGGAGACACTGTCTATGCCACAGCTTTGAGCCGTGATGCTAATGCCGCAGCGATTACTGGCCTGCCGTTAACGGCCATCGTGAAGCGCCCCGATGGCGTGGAATATTCCCGAGTGGTGGCAGCAGACGCAGGAGCCGGTGGCCATGTGTTTGCGCTGCCGATTGCCGGCAGTGCGCCTCGTGGCGTATGGCGCCTTGAAGTTAAGGCCGATCTGGACGCGCCAGCGCTCACCGCGAAAACCTTCTTGGTGGAAGACTTCTTACCCGAGCGCATTGATTTCAGCCTGAACTTACCAGACAGCCCAATACGCTTGGGCGATACACCAGAGCTAACGTTAGATGCAAAATACTTATTTGGCGCCGTAGGTAGCGATTTGAGCGTGGAAGGTGATGTGACGTTACGCGCCGCCAACGGCTTAGCGGCTTTTCCTGGCTACCAGTTTGGCCGCGCGGATGAGCCATTTCAAACCCAAATGGCCGGCTTTAGTGGCCAAACTACCGACGACCAAGGTCGAGCGGTAATTGCGTTACCTATGCCTGAGGTGACCGATCCCTTACGGCCATTAGAAATGACAGTAGCGACACGGGTGGCGGAAGGATCGGGCCGTCCGGTGGAACGCCGTATTACCCGCGCGCTGCAACCCAGTGCCCCCATGATTGGCGTAAAACCCCTATTCGATGAGGTGGTAAAGCAAGGCTCCGAGGCTAAGTTCTCGCTGCTGGCGGTAGGCTCTGATGAAACTGCCACCACCATGACGGTAACCTGGGAATTATCGCGCATTGAAACCCGCTATCAGTGGTATCAAGAATATGGCGATTGGCGTTGGGAGCCTGTCAGCCGCCGTGAGCGGGTGGCGGATGGCCGAGCAGAGTTAGGGAAAGAGCTAGGGAACGAATTAGGTAAAAAGTTAGGTGCAGCGGTAGAAATTTCAGCCCCCGTGGACTGGGGCGAATATGAGCTGGTGGTCAGCCAAGTGGACGGTGGTGATGCAGCTACTTCCAGCCGTTTTTATGCGGGCTGGTATGCGCCGGCGGATGTGACTTCTACCCCGACACCCTGGAATTATCCTTAG